A portion of the Salminus brasiliensis chromosome 9, fSalBra1.hap2, whole genome shotgun sequence genome contains these proteins:
- the gjc2 gene encoding gap junction gamma-2 protein, whose translation MTNMSWSFLTRLLEEIHNHSTFVGKVWLTVLIVFRIVLTAVGGESIYSDEQTKFICNTKQPGCDNVCYDSFAPLSHVRFWVFQIIMISTPSVMYLGYAIHKIARTSEEERRKQQRQQRRSRRGRWRAGHHLEEVLEEEEDDDDAEPMIYEDALEVQEVKPEVEKSTSQDPPKHDGRRRIMQEGLLRIYVLQLLSRAVFEVGFLVGQYLLYGFRVNPSYVCNQVPCPHKVDCFVSRPTEKTIFLLIMYVVSCLCLVLNVCEMFHLGIGSFRDTIRKRRSQGRHHPYGYPYSRNIPASPPGYNLVIKSDKPAIRMANSLLSHEQNLAGVGQEQHCTSPDENIPSDLASLHRHLRVAQEQLDMAFQTYNAKNPQTSRTSSPASGATVAEQNRVNTAQEKQGARPKAGPDKAGTIVKNGKTSVWI comes from the exons ATGACCAACATGAGTTGGAGCTTTCTCACACGTCTCTTGGAGGAGATCCATAACCACTCCACATTTGTGGGGAAGGTGTGGCTCACGGTCCTCATCGTCTTCCGCATCGTGCTGACGGCCGTTGGCGGGGAGTCCATCTACTCGGACGAACAGACCAAGTTCATCTGCAACACCAAGCAGCCTGGATGCGACAACGTCTGCTACGACTCCTTCGCCCCGCTCTCGCACGTCCGCTTCTGGGTCTTCCAGATCATCATGATCTCCACACCCTCCGTCATGTACCTGGGCTACGCCATCCACAAGATCGCCCGCACCTCGGAGGAGGAGCGCCGCAAACAGCAGCGGCAGCAAAGAAGGAGCCGCAGGGGCCGCTGGAGGGCTGGGCATCACTTGGAGGAGGTtctagaggaggaggaggatgatgatgacgCAGAGCCAATGATCTATGAAGATGCGCTGGAG GTCCAGGAAGTCAAGCCGGAGGTGGAGAAGAGTACCAGTCAAGATCCTCCCAAGCATGACGGGCGCCGCAGGATCATGCAGGAGGGTCTGTTGAGGATCTACGTGCTCCAGCTGCTGTCCCGCGCCGTGTTTGAGGTGGGCTTCCTCGTGGGTCAGTACCTGCTTTACGGATTCCGCGTGAACCCCTCGTACGTTTGCAACCAAGTACCTTGCCCGCACAAGGTGGACTGCTTCGTGTCGCGACCGACAGAGAAGACCATCTTCCTGCTCATCATGTACGTGGTGAGCTGCCTCTGTCTGGTGCTGAATGTATGCGAGATGTTCCACCTGGGAATTGGCTCCTTCCGGGACACGATCCGCAAGCGCCGAAGCCAGGGCCGACACCATCCCTACGGTTACCCGTACTCCAGGAACATCCCAGCCTCTCCACCGGGgtacaaccttgtgatcaagtCAGACAAACCCGCGATCCGCATGGCCAACAGCCTCCTCTCCCATGAGCAGAACTTGGCCGGAGTGGGACAGGAGCAGCACTGCACCAGTCCGGATGAGAATATTCCATCGGATCTGGCCAGCTTGCACCGGCACTTGCGTGTCGCACAGGAGCAGCTGGACATGGCTTTTCAAACGTACAACGCCAAAAACCCTCAGACGTCCAGAACCAGCAGCCCTGCATCTGGTGCCACGGTGGCCGAGCAGAACCGGGTTAACACAGCCCAGGAAAAGCAGGGTGCCCGACCCAAAGCTGGCCCAGATAAGGCTGGGACAATTGTCAAGAATGGAAAGACGTCTGTATGGATTTAG
- the ipp gene encoding actin-binding protein IPP has protein sequence MSSACTSAFTALPGGSDITGATVTSHTAERTGYMSEQHARLLLAHINRLRLRSDFCDVRLLVGGRVFQVHRLVLAASGPYFSALFSGGMSEAHEEEVHIAGVEAEVFQVLLEFIYTGSIDVTVENVQELMVAADMLQLSEVVTICGEFLRGHMEPSNCVGIYQFLEQIGCLDLMEFTENYIYVHFLEVCVAEEFSGLSKDQLVRLLRSEELRIEDEYQVFTAAMNWLLFDISHRKKHVVEVLEPVRFPLLSPQRLFKYIEGICDFSLRVALQTLLREYTEVSKSPKENKTLSLQQPAKTRPRRKARKYLYAIGGYTRLQGGRWSDSRALSCVERFDSFSQFWTTVSSLHQARSGLGVATLEGMIYVVGGEKDSMIFDCAERYDPVTKQWAAVASLNFPRCGVGVCPCHGALYALGGWIGSEIGKTMERFDPAENKWEVIENMPVPRYYFGCCELQGFIYVIGGISDEGTELRSAEVYDPISRRWTSLPVMETRRAYVGVASLNNCIYAVGGWNEALGSLETVEKYCPEEEKWVEVSSMAVARAGVSVAAVNGLLYAVGGRASSRDFSAPVTVDSVEIYDPHLDTWTEIGNMITSRCDGGVAVL, from the exons ATGTCGTCCGCCTGCACTTCTGCCTTCACCGCGCTGCctggaggaagtgacatcactgggGCTACGGTGACCAGTCACACAGCGGAGCGGACCGGCTACATGTCGGAGCAGCACGCCCGCCTCCTGCTCGCCCACATCAACCGGCTGCGCCTGCGCTCGGATTTCTGTGACGTGCGGCTGCTGGTGGGCGGGCGCGTGTTCCAGGTCCACCGGCTGGTCCTGGCGGCCAGCGGCCCGTACTTCAGCGCGCTGTTCTCCGGGGGGATGAGTGAAGCTCATGAGGAGGAGGTGCATATCGCCGGGGTGGAGGCGGAGGTGTTCcaggtgctgctggagtttatTTACACAG GCTCCATAGACGTGACGGTGGAGAACGTGCAGGAGCTGATGGTGGCTGCAGATATGCTCCAGCTCAGCGAGGTCGTGACCATATGTGGCGAGTTCCTGCGGGGTCACATGGAGCCCTCCAACTGTGTCGGCATCTACCAGTTCCTGGAGCAGATCGGCTGCCTGGACCTgatggagttcacagagaactACATCTACGTCCACTTCTTAGAG gtgtgtgtggcGGAGGAGTTTTCCGGCCTGTCTAAAGACCAGCTGGTGCGTCTGCTGCGCAGTGAGGAGTTGCGGATCGAGGACGAGTATCAGGTTTTCACGGCTGCTATGAACTGGCTCCTGTTTGacatttcacacagaaaaaaacacgTGGTGGAGGTTCTAGAACCCGTCCGGTTCCCTCTACTCTCGCCTCAGAGACTCTTCAAGTACATAGAGG GTATTTGTGACTTCAGCCTGCGGGTGGCGCTGCAGACGCTGCTGAGAGAGTACACAGAGGTCAGCAAATCTCCCAAAGAGAATAAAACACTCAGCCTCCAGCAGCCTGCCAAAACACGCCCACGGAGGAAAGCACGCAAATACCTCTACGCCATCG gggGGTACACTCGTCTGCAGGGTGGGCGGTGGAGTGACAGTCGGGCTCTGAGTTGTGTGGAGCGGTTCGACTCGTTCAGTCAGTTCTGGACCACCGTCTCGTCCCTGCACCAGGCCCGCAGCGGACTGGGCGTGGCCACACTGGAGGGCATGATCTACGTggttggag GTGAGAAGGACTCGATGATCTTCGACTGCGCCGAGCGGTACGACCCCGTCACCAAGCAGTGGGCGGCAGTGGCCTCTCTCAACTTCCCCCGCTGTGGGGTCGGAGTGTGTCCCTGCCATGGAGCTCTTTACGCACtcg GTGGCTGGATCGGCTCAGAAATTGGGAAGACGATGGAGCGGTTCGACCCAGCAGAGAATAAGTGGGAGGTAATCGAGAACATGCCGGTGCCGCGATATTACTTCGGCTGCTGTGAGCTGCAAG GCTTCATCTATGTGATCGGGGGGATCAGTGATGAGGGGACGGAGCTTCGCTCAGCAGAGGTGTATGACCCGATCTCCCGACGGTGGACATCTCTACCTGTCATGGAGACCCGTCGGGCGTACGTGGGCGTGGCCAGCCTCAATAACTGTATCTATGCTGTTGGGGGGTGGAATGAGGCACTGGGGTCCCTGGAGACGGTGGAGAAATACTGTCCAGAGGAG GAGAAGTGGGTGGAGGTGTCCTCCATGGCAGTGGCCCGTGCGGGTGTCAGCGTAGCGGCGGTGAACGGGCTGCTCTACGCCGTGGGTGGCCGAGCATCCAGCAGAGACTTCTCAGCTCCGGTCACTGTGGACTCGGTGGAGATTTACGACCCGCACCTGGACACCTGGACCGAGATCGGCAACATGATCACCAGCCGCTGTGACGGGGGCGTGGCCGTGCTGTGA
- the guk1a gene encoding guanylate kinase isoform X1: MFGRLLYRTFSVMAGPRPVVLSGPSGAGKSTLLKMLMKEFEGVFGFSVSHTTRKPRPGEENGKDYHYVSREAMQAGINNGEFIENAEFSGNMYGTSKAAVQDVQARNLICILDIDMQGVKNIKRTDLNPIYISIQPPSMDILEKRLRDRKTESEESLQKRLQAASVDLEISKEPGLFDVVIINSDLEEAYGDLKGALLEEIQKVKGSNKA; the protein is encoded by the exons ATGTTCGGGAGACttctgtacagaaccttctCAG tgATGGCTGGGCCCAGGCCGGTGGTACTGAGTGGTCCCTCAGGAGCGGGGAAGAGCACTCTGCTGAAGATGCTGATGAAGGAGTTTGAAGGAGTCTTCGGCTTCAGCGTTTCCC ATACGACACGGAAACCTCGTCCAGGAGAGGAGAACGGCAAAG attaTCACTATGTGAGCAGGGAGGCGATGCAGGCTGGGATCAATAACGGAGAGTTTATTGAGAACGCTGAATTCTCAGGGAACATGTACGGAACCAG CAAAGCTGCAGTGCAGGACGTCCAGGCCAGGAACCTGATCTGCATTTTGGACATTGATATGCAGGGAGTGAAGAACATCAAAAGaacagacctcaaccccatctacatctccatccAGCCTCCTTCAATGGACATCCTG GAAAAAAGATTAAGGGACCGAAAAACCGAATCTGAGGAGAGTCTACAGAAACGTTTACAGGCAGCAAGCGTGGATCTGGAGATCA GTAAGGAGCCCGGCCTGTTTGATGTTGTCATCATCAACAGTGACCTGGAGGAGGCGTACGGAGATCTGAAAGGTGCTCTGCTGGAG GAAATCCAAAAAGTCAAAGGGTCCAACAAAGCCTGA
- the guk1a gene encoding guanylate kinase isoform X2, which translates to MRETSGAAVMAGPRPVVLSGPSGAGKSTLLKMLMKEFEGVFGFSVSHTTRKPRPGEENGKDYHYVSREAMQAGINNGEFIENAEFSGNMYGTSKAAVQDVQARNLICILDIDMQGVKNIKRTDLNPIYISIQPPSMDILEKRLRDRKTESEESLQKRLQAASVDLEISKEPGLFDVVIINSDLEEAYGDLKGALLEEIQKVKGSNKA; encoded by the exons ATGAGGGAGACCTCTGGAGCAGCAG tgATGGCTGGGCCCAGGCCGGTGGTACTGAGTGGTCCCTCAGGAGCGGGGAAGAGCACTCTGCTGAAGATGCTGATGAAGGAGTTTGAAGGAGTCTTCGGCTTCAGCGTTTCCC ATACGACACGGAAACCTCGTCCAGGAGAGGAGAACGGCAAAG attaTCACTATGTGAGCAGGGAGGCGATGCAGGCTGGGATCAATAACGGAGAGTTTATTGAGAACGCTGAATTCTCAGGGAACATGTACGGAACCAG CAAAGCTGCAGTGCAGGACGTCCAGGCCAGGAACCTGATCTGCATTTTGGACATTGATATGCAGGGAGTGAAGAACATCAAAAGaacagacctcaaccccatctacatctccatccAGCCTCCTTCAATGGACATCCTG GAAAAAAGATTAAGGGACCGAAAAACCGAATCTGAGGAGAGTCTACAGAAACGTTTACAGGCAGCAAGCGTGGATCTGGAGATCA GTAAGGAGCCCGGCCTGTTTGATGTTGTCATCATCAACAGTGACCTGGAGGAGGCGTACGGAGATCTGAAAGGTGCTCTGCTGGAG GAAATCCAAAAAGTCAAAGGGTCCAACAAAGCCTGA
- the c9h1orf35 gene encoding LOW QUALITY PROTEIN: multiple myeloma tumor-associated protein 2 (The sequence of the model RefSeq protein was modified relative to this genomic sequence to represent the inferred CDS: inserted 2 bases in 1 codon; deleted 1 base in 1 codon): MFGSSRSGGVRGGQDQFNWDDVKADKHRENYLGNSLMAPVGRWQKGRDLTWYAKDKKGERVSKEQELAAVREAEHEAMMAALGHKAVQRRPAGVTKEDLAEVCRRDGDTEERGVDRVSGLGSSSAGSRAXVLSKQEKEAVKMGLPVFTHHRPAGGEEAGGGVWRRREERRTKREAAATGKSRKEKKSKREEKKKKKKEKKKKRRRESSSSSGDDSESDTNSKRRRPDHGDRRGVNPSRSSQSGAAAPDSHSSRGSRVNRRSPSPPPQDRPRHRSPARSPKDRPRQRHNTDSQPSGGGRRSNRDSPPPRRRRHDSDSDD; encoded by the exons ATGTTCGGCTCTTCCAGGTCCGGGGGAGTGAGAGGAGGACAGGACCAGTTCAACTGGGACGATGTTAAAGCGGACAAACACAGAGAGAACTACCTGG GGAACTCCCTCATGGCCCCGGTGGGCCGCTGGCAGAAGGGGCGTGACCTGACATGGTACGCTAAAGATAAGAAGGGCGAGCGAGTGTCGAAAGAGCAGGAGCTCGCGGCCGTGCGAGAGGCCGAACACGAGGCCATGATGGCCGCTCT ggGTCATAAAGCTGTGCAGAGACGGCCGGCCGGCGTTACCAAAGAG GACCTGGCGGAGGTGTGCAGGAGGGACGGGGACACGGAGGAGCGCGGTGTTGACCGAGTCTCTGGGCTGGGAAGCTCCAG tgcagGGTCCAGAGC TGTTCTGTCCAAGCAGGAGAAGGAGGCAGTGAAAATGGGGCTGCCTGTGTTTACA CATCACAGACCAGCGGGGGGCGAGGAGGCGGGGGGAGGAGTGTGGAGGAGGCGCGAGGAGAGGAGGACGAAAAGAG AAGCAGCAGCCACAGGAAAGAGcaggaaggagaagaagagcaagagagaggagaagaagaagaagaagaaggagaagaagaagaagcgcAGGAGagaatcctcctcctcctcaggaGACGACTCAGAGTCCGACACCAACAGTAAAAG gcgcAGGCCGGACCATGGCGACCGCCGTGGCGTTAATCCATCACGCAGCAGCCAGAGTGGAGCCGCCGCTCCTGACAGCCATTCATCTCGGGGTTCACGGGTCAACCGCAGGagcccctcccctcctcctcagGACCGCCCCCGCCACCGTAGCCCCGCCCGCTCACCCAAGGAC CGCCCCCGCCAACGCCACAACACTGACTCGCAACCCTCGGGCGGTGGTCGCCGTAGCAACCGGGACTCTCCACCACCCCGAAGGCGACGTCACGATTCGGACTCTGATGACTGA